The following proteins are co-located in the Apium graveolens cultivar Ventura chromosome 5, ASM990537v1, whole genome shotgun sequence genome:
- the LOC141661474 gene encoding GDSL esterase/lipase 5 isoform X1, producing the protein MSMRYSRVMVISLITHANLMFALILILLFIRSSSNSRCLKAEQPVGMFVFGDSYFDPGNNNYINTSTLDQANFPPYGLSFLPFPTGRFSDGRLVSDFIGEYAKLPLLPPFLQPGINRQRDFYTYNYGMNFASAGAGCLLETFQGYVIGLDKQLEYYKKAESGMIKNLGYVEAKKRSTRAVYLFSIGTNDYTSLFLTNSILFTSTSHSKYVASVIGNLTTVITEIYKRGGRKFGFLNLGPLGCYPGLRILKPEPANGSRQSSCLDEEVSLLAKLHNKQLSKSLSSMRKLFPDFKYTLFDFHTFLQARIMDPVRYGFKEGKAACCGSGWLNGRFSCGGKRGEEEYEVCNHPHDHVFWDSYHFTQSLYQQMASHMWTSASYTNHFGGGQNHTSKLITSYNLKTLFHCL; encoded by the exons ATGAGTATGAGATACAGTAGGGTGATGGTGATTAGCTTAATTACACACGCCAACTTGATGTTTGCATTGATATTAATATTATTGTTCATTAGAAGTAGCAGTAATAGCAGATGCCTCAAGGCGGAACAGCCAGTAGGTATGTTTGTATTCGGAGATTCATACTTTGATCCGGGGAACAACAACTACATCAATACCTCTACTCTTGACCAAGCTAATTTCCCTCCTTATGGTCTCTCTTTCCTCCCTTTCCCTACCGGCCGCTTCTCAGATGGCCGTTTGGTATCTGATTTCATAG GTGAATATGCGAAGCTGCCCCTGCTTCCTCCATTTCTGCAACCAGGAATCAATAGACAACGGGACTTCTACACCtataattatgggatgaatttTGCATCAGCAGGAGCAGGATGTCTGCTTGAAACTTTTCAAGGATAT GTAATTGGGCTGGATAAACAGCTAGAATATTACAAGAAGGCAGAAAGTGGAATGATTAAGAATCTGGGATATGTTGAAGCCAAAAAGAGGTCGACAAGGGCTGTTTACTTGTTTAGCATCGGAACTAATGATTATACCAGTCTTTTCTTAACCAATTCCATTCTTTTTACCTCTACTTCCCACTCCAAATATGTTGCTTCTGTTATTGGCAACTTAACAACCGTTATCACT GAAATTTATAAAAGAGGAGGCAGAAAATTTGGGTTTCTAAACTTGGGTCCATTGGGCTGTTATCCGGGTTTAAGGATACTTAAACCAGAACCTGCTAATGGAAGTAGACAATCATCGTGTTTAGATGAAGAAGTTTCATTGCTCGCCAAGTTGCATAATAAACAACTCTCCAAATCCCTATCAAGCATGAGGAAGCTTTTCCCTGATTTCAAATACACTCTTTTTGATTTTCATACTTTTCTCCAAGCAAGGATCATGGATCCCGTTAGATACG GTTTTAAGGAAGGGAAAGCTGCATGTTGTGGGAGCGGGTGGCTTAATGGAAGGTTCAGTTGCGGAGGGAAGAGAGGAGAGGAGGAGTACGAGGTTTGTAATCATCCCCATGATCATGTCTTTTGGGATTCTTATCATTTCACTCAATCCCTTTACCAACAAATGGCTTCTCATATGTGGACTTCTGCTAGCTATACTAATCATTTTGGAGGAGGACAGAACCACACCAGCAAACTAATTACAAGTTACAATTTGAAGACTCTATTTCACTGTCTTTAA
- the LOC141661474 gene encoding GDSL esterase/lipase 5 isoform X2 → MSMRYSRVMVISLITHANLMFALILILLFIRSSSNSRCLKAEQPVGMFVFGDSYFDPGNNNYINTSTLDQANFPPYGLSFLPFPTGRFSDGRLVSDFIGEYAKLPLLPPFLQPGINRQRDFYTYNYGMNFASAGAGCLLETFQGYVIGLDKQLEYYKKAESGMIKNLGYVEAKKRSTRAVYLFSIGTNDYTSLFLTNSILFTSTSHSKYVASVIGNLTTVITEIYKRGGRKFGFLNLGPLGCYPGLRILKPEPANGSRQSSCLDEEVSLLAKLHNKQLSKSLSSMRKLFPDFKYTLFDFHTFLQARIMDPVRYGFKEGKAACCGSGWLNGRFSCGGKRGEEEYELY, encoded by the exons ATGAGTATGAGATACAGTAGGGTGATGGTGATTAGCTTAATTACACACGCCAACTTGATGTTTGCATTGATATTAATATTATTGTTCATTAGAAGTAGCAGTAATAGCAGATGCCTCAAGGCGGAACAGCCAGTAGGTATGTTTGTATTCGGAGATTCATACTTTGATCCGGGGAACAACAACTACATCAATACCTCTACTCTTGACCAAGCTAATTTCCCTCCTTATGGTCTCTCTTTCCTCCCTTTCCCTACCGGCCGCTTCTCAGATGGCCGTTTGGTATCTGATTTCATAG GTGAATATGCGAAGCTGCCCCTGCTTCCTCCATTTCTGCAACCAGGAATCAATAGACAACGGGACTTCTACACCtataattatgggatgaatttTGCATCAGCAGGAGCAGGATGTCTGCTTGAAACTTTTCAAGGATAT GTAATTGGGCTGGATAAACAGCTAGAATATTACAAGAAGGCAGAAAGTGGAATGATTAAGAATCTGGGATATGTTGAAGCCAAAAAGAGGTCGACAAGGGCTGTTTACTTGTTTAGCATCGGAACTAATGATTATACCAGTCTTTTCTTAACCAATTCCATTCTTTTTACCTCTACTTCCCACTCCAAATATGTTGCTTCTGTTATTGGCAACTTAACAACCGTTATCACT GAAATTTATAAAAGAGGAGGCAGAAAATTTGGGTTTCTAAACTTGGGTCCATTGGGCTGTTATCCGGGTTTAAGGATACTTAAACCAGAACCTGCTAATGGAAGTAGACAATCATCGTGTTTAGATGAAGAAGTTTCATTGCTCGCCAAGTTGCATAATAAACAACTCTCCAAATCCCTATCAAGCATGAGGAAGCTTTTCCCTGATTTCAAATACACTCTTTTTGATTTTCATACTTTTCTCCAAGCAAGGATCATGGATCCCGTTAGATACG GTTTTAAGGAAGGGAAAGCTGCATGTTGTGGGAGCGGGTGGCTTAATGGAAGGTTCAGTTGCGGAGGGAAGAGAGGAGAGGAGGAGTACGAG CTATACTAA